One Amycolatopsis sp. NBC_00355 genomic window carries:
- a CDS encoding asparaginase, translating into MNHELLVELVRDGMVEGGHHGSVIVLAPDGTTLFGAGAPDAPMYPRSTAKPLQATAMARLGLRLPAAGFAIAAASHSGEPVHLDAASAVLGERSPDELGNPADFPYDPVERDHWVATGRAPSRLAHNCSGKHAAMLATCELNGWSTDGYLDPAHPLQRAIAATVEDLTGRAVLRVAVDGCGAPLFATTLRGLATAVSKIAAAAPGTPEGLVADGIRRHPELVGGSRRDVTAVMRAVPGLIAKDGFEAVQVAALPDGTAIAFKIADGGDRARRPVLAAALGLCGIDVPSGPENLRVTGNLAGALGVGSH; encoded by the coding sequence GTGAACCACGAACTCCTGGTCGAGCTGGTGCGCGACGGCATGGTCGAAGGCGGGCACCACGGCTCGGTGATCGTGCTCGCCCCGGACGGCACGACGTTGTTCGGCGCCGGCGCCCCGGACGCCCCGATGTACCCGCGGTCGACGGCGAAACCGCTGCAGGCCACGGCGATGGCCCGGCTCGGGCTGCGGCTGCCGGCCGCCGGGTTCGCCATCGCGGCGGCCAGCCACTCCGGCGAGCCGGTGCACCTCGACGCCGCGTCGGCGGTGCTCGGCGAGCGCTCGCCGGACGAGCTGGGCAACCCTGCCGACTTCCCGTACGACCCGGTCGAACGCGACCACTGGGTCGCGACCGGGCGGGCCCCGAGCCGGCTCGCGCACAACTGCTCCGGCAAGCACGCGGCGATGCTGGCGACCTGTGAGCTGAACGGCTGGAGCACCGACGGCTACCTCGATCCGGCGCACCCGCTGCAGCGCGCGATCGCCGCCACCGTCGAGGACCTGACCGGACGCGCGGTCCTGCGGGTGGCGGTCGACGGCTGCGGCGCGCCGCTCTTCGCGACCACGCTGCGCGGCCTCGCCACGGCCGTGTCGAAGATCGCCGCGGCCGCGCCGGGAACGCCCGAAGGCCTGGTCGCCGACGGGATCCGCCGGCACCCCGAGCTGGTCGGCGGCAGCCGCCGCGACGTCACCGCCGTGATGCGCGCCGTGCCCGGGCTGATCGCGAAGGACGGCTTCGAGGCCGTCCAGGTCGCGGCGCTGCCGGACGGCACGGCGATCGCGTTCAAGATCGCCGACGGCGGCGACCGCGCCCGGCGGCCGGTGCTGGCCGCGGCGCTGGGACTGTGCGGGATCGACGTCCCGTCCGGGCCGGAGAACCTGCGCGTCACCGGGAACCTGGCCGGGGCACTCGGCGTGGGGAGCCACTGA